The following proteins are encoded in a genomic region of Zea mays cultivar B73 chromosome 9, Zm-B73-REFERENCE-NAM-5.0, whole genome shotgun sequence:
- the LOC100192837 gene encoding uncharacterized protein LOC100192837 — protein MGSAVKIGTWGGDGGSPCDITVAPRRLESITIRWGKVLDWIAFSYRDQSGELHTAGPWGGNGKGEGTETITLEASEYVTGVAWSVGPFKFKNVERCITSFKVVTNLRSYGPFGHGVDSTHHSLPVLDGSVVGMFARAGDFLDAIGFYVLPDALPALKPTTDPAEQEEKEKDSGHQQNGKAKSNQEENEDSKNEKDKPLS, from the exons ATG GGCTCGGCGGTGAAGATCGGGACGTGGGGCGGCGACGGCGGGAGCCCCTGCGACATCACGGTGGCGCCGCGGCGGCTGGAGAGCATCACCATCCGCTGGGGCAAGGTCCTCGACTGGATCGCCTTCTCCTACCGGGACCAGAGCGGGGAGCTGCACACCGCCGGCCCCTGGGGCGGCAACGGCAAAGGAGAGGGCACGGAGACG ATCACACTGGAGGCCTCGGAGTATGTAACGGGAGTGGCCTGGTCCGTGGGCCCGTTCAAGTTCAAGAACGTGGAGCGCTGCATCACCTCCTTCAAGGTCGTGACCAACCTCCGCAGCTACGGCCCTTTCGGCCACGGGGTGGACAGCACGCACCACAGCTTGCCCGTGCTCGACGGCAGCGTCGTCGGCATGTTCGCCCGCGCAGGGGATTTTCTCGACGCCATCGGCTTCTACGTTCTCCCAGATGCCCTCCCTGCTCTAAAACCGACGACGGACCCTGCtgaacaagaagaaaaagaaaaggattctGGCCATCAACAGAATGGGAAGGCAAAATCTAACCAAGAAGAAAACGAGGACTCCAAAAACGAGAAGGATAAACCCTTGTCGTAG